A region from the Arachis ipaensis cultivar K30076 chromosome B01, Araip1.1, whole genome shotgun sequence genome encodes:
- the LOC107642375 gene encoding histone H4 produces the protein MSGRGKGGKGLGKGGAKRHRKVLRDNIQGITKPAIRRLARRGGVKRISGLIYEETRGVLKIFLENVIRDAVTYTEHARRKTVTAMDVVYALKRQGRTLYGFGG, from the coding sequence ATGTCTGGAAGAGGAAAGGGAGGTAAGGGCCTTGGAAAGGGAGGAGCTAAGCGTCACCGTAAGGTACTGAGGGATAACATCCAGGGTATCACCAAACCCGCCATTCGCCGTCTCGCAAGGCGTGGCGGTGTCAAGCGTATCAGCGGTCTCATTTACGAGGAGACACGTGGTGTTCTCAAGATCTTCCTTGAGAACGTCATTCGCGACGCCGTGACCTACACTGAGCACGCTCGCCGCAAGACAGTTACTGCCATGGATGTCGTCTATGCACTCAAGAGGCAAGGCAGGACTCTCTATGGTTTTGGAGGCTAA
- the LOC107642310 gene encoding uncharacterized protein LOC107642310 isoform X1, protein MDTGEEYSLVIELSENDLFFEQKKKLLENKGFRPKERIYLKDTSKPGWVNATVKVLLQIARIIQLNELELYFAEDDGCPLVEFYSPRNELEAFDSILSLVDISLSSCTNLHTNILELLRQTILDLISDFGDKNSVKGIVERDHGIDQEERLIKWAESNGVRTQLKIAYVQGAGRGAIAREDLKVGDIALEIPSSIIISEELVCETDMYHVLKEVDGISSETILLLWSMKEKYNVNSKFKTYFDTLPENFNTGLSFGIEAITMLDGTLLLEEIMQARQHLHAQYDELFPALCNNFPEIFPVELYTWEKFLWACELFYSNSMKIMFPDGKLTTCLIPIAGFLNHSLCPHILHYGKVDATTNSLKFRLSRPCKSGEECCLSYGNFSSSHLITFYGFLPRGDNPYDTIPLDIDGSDVDYVEDKCPPNWTTHMVRGTWLSNNHSLFYYGLPSPLLDHLRRSRSPMLNTKTLLQENLENELQILEDLIYIFDDMIDNMGETDFDDRENCSWDGKLAMDFKNLQRRIACSVSSSCHNGVNMLTNELNKCMAEDTRG, encoded by the exons ATGGATACTGGAGAGGAGTACTCACTTGTTATTGAACTATCTGAAAACGATCTTTTCTTTGAACAAAAGAAG AAATTACTAGAAAATAAGGGTTTTCGACCCAAGGAACGAATATACCTCAAGGATACCTCAAAGCCTGGTTGGGTGAATGCTACCGTAAAGGTTTTACTGCAGATTGCGCGAATTATACAGTTAAATGAG CTGGAACTTTATTTTGCCGAAGATGATGGATGTCCTTTAGTGGAGTTTTACAGCCCCAGGAATGAGTTAGAGGCTTTCGATTCAATTCTTTCACTTGTTGACATATCACTTTCTTCTTGTACAAATCTCCATACAAATATCCTGGAATTGTTACGACAAACAATTCTTGATTTGATTTCTGATTTTGGGGATAAGAATAGTGTGAAGGGAATAGTTGAAAGAGACCATGGTATTGACCAGGAAGAACGCCTGATAAAATGGGCAGAAAGCAATGGTGTAAGGACACAGCTAAAAATTGCTT ATGTCCAAGGTGCAGGACGTGGTGCAATAGCGAGGGAGGATCTCAAAGTTGGAGACATTGCTTTAGAAATTCCTAGTTCCATTATCATTTCCGAGGAGCTTGTTTGTGAAACTGATATG TATCATGTCTTAAAAGAGGTTGATGGCATATCTTCAGAAACAATATTGCTGCTGTGGAGTATGAAAGAGAAGTACAACgtcaattcaaaattcaaaacatacTTTGACACACTCCCGGAAAACTTCAATACAG GATTGAGTTTTGGCATTGAAGCAATTACAATGTTAGATGGAACCTTGCTGTTGGAAGAGATAATGCAAGCAAGACAG CACCTGCATGCTCAGTATGACGAGTTGTTCCCTGCTTTGTGTAACAACTTCCCTGAGATATTTCCAGTAGAGCTGTATACATGGGAGAAATTTTTATGGGCTTGTGAACTTTTTTACTCCAATAGCATGAAGATAATGTTCCCTGATGGAAAGCTGACGACATGCTTGATCCCTATAGCTGGCTTTCTTAATCATTCA CTGTGCCCACATATTTTGCACTATGGCAAAGTAGATGCTACTACAAATTCATTGAAATTTCGGCTATCAAGACCATGCAAATCTGGAGAAGAATGCTGCTTAAGCTATGGGAACTTCTCCAGTTCTCATCTAATTACCTTCTATGGTTTCTTACCGCGAGGAGACAACCCATATGATACCATTCCATTAG ATATTGATGGTTCTGATGTTGATTATGTTGAGGATAAATGCCCGCCCAACTGGACGACTCACATGGTGCGTGGTACTTGGCTCTCCAACAATCACAGCCTATTCTATTATGGCCTTCCCTCTCCATTATTGGACCATCTTCGGAGATCTCGAAGTCCCATGCTGAATACGAAGACCTTG TTGCAAGAAAACTTGGAAAATGAGCTGCAAATTCTTGAAGATCTAATATATATATTTGATGACATGATTGACAACATGGGTGAGACCGATTTTGATGACAG AGAAAACTGCAGCTGGGATGGAAAATTGGCAATGGATTTTAAGAATCTACAAAGACGAATTGCGTGTTCTGTTTCAAGCTCATGTCATAATGGTGTCAACATGTTGACGAATGAATTAAACAAGTGCATGGCTGAGGACACACGAGGCTAA
- the LOC107642310 gene encoding ribosomal lysine N-methyltransferase 1 isoform X2: MDTGEEYSLVIELSENDLFFEQKKKLLENKGFRPKERIYLKDTSKPGWVNATVKVLLQIARIIQLNELELYFAEDDGCPLVEFYSPRNELEAFDSILSLVDISLSSCTNLHTNILELLRQTILDLISDFGDKNSVKGIVERDHGIDQEERLIKWAESNGVRTQLKIAYVQGAGRGAIAREDLKVGDIALEIPSSIIISEELVCETDMYHVLKEVDGISSETILLLWSMKEKYNVNSKFKTYFDTLPENFNTGLSFGIEAITMLDGTLLLEEIMQARQHLHAQYDELFPALCNNFPEIFPVELYTWEKFLWACELFYSNSMKIMFPDGKLTTCLIPIAGFLNHSLCPHILHYGKVDATTNSLKFRLSRPCKSGEECCLSYGNFSSSHLITFYGFLPRGDNPYDTIPLDIDGSDVDYVEDKCPPNWTTHMVRGTWLSNNHSLFYYGLPSPLLDHLRRSRSPMLNTKTLF, from the exons ATGGATACTGGAGAGGAGTACTCACTTGTTATTGAACTATCTGAAAACGATCTTTTCTTTGAACAAAAGAAG AAATTACTAGAAAATAAGGGTTTTCGACCCAAGGAACGAATATACCTCAAGGATACCTCAAAGCCTGGTTGGGTGAATGCTACCGTAAAGGTTTTACTGCAGATTGCGCGAATTATACAGTTAAATGAG CTGGAACTTTATTTTGCCGAAGATGATGGATGTCCTTTAGTGGAGTTTTACAGCCCCAGGAATGAGTTAGAGGCTTTCGATTCAATTCTTTCACTTGTTGACATATCACTTTCTTCTTGTACAAATCTCCATACAAATATCCTGGAATTGTTACGACAAACAATTCTTGATTTGATTTCTGATTTTGGGGATAAGAATAGTGTGAAGGGAATAGTTGAAAGAGACCATGGTATTGACCAGGAAGAACGCCTGATAAAATGGGCAGAAAGCAATGGTGTAAGGACACAGCTAAAAATTGCTT ATGTCCAAGGTGCAGGACGTGGTGCAATAGCGAGGGAGGATCTCAAAGTTGGAGACATTGCTTTAGAAATTCCTAGTTCCATTATCATTTCCGAGGAGCTTGTTTGTGAAACTGATATG TATCATGTCTTAAAAGAGGTTGATGGCATATCTTCAGAAACAATATTGCTGCTGTGGAGTATGAAAGAGAAGTACAACgtcaattcaaaattcaaaacatacTTTGACACACTCCCGGAAAACTTCAATACAG GATTGAGTTTTGGCATTGAAGCAATTACAATGTTAGATGGAACCTTGCTGTTGGAAGAGATAATGCAAGCAAGACAG CACCTGCATGCTCAGTATGACGAGTTGTTCCCTGCTTTGTGTAACAACTTCCCTGAGATATTTCCAGTAGAGCTGTATACATGGGAGAAATTTTTATGGGCTTGTGAACTTTTTTACTCCAATAGCATGAAGATAATGTTCCCTGATGGAAAGCTGACGACATGCTTGATCCCTATAGCTGGCTTTCTTAATCATTCA CTGTGCCCACATATTTTGCACTATGGCAAAGTAGATGCTACTACAAATTCATTGAAATTTCGGCTATCAAGACCATGCAAATCTGGAGAAGAATGCTGCTTAAGCTATGGGAACTTCTCCAGTTCTCATCTAATTACCTTCTATGGTTTCTTACCGCGAGGAGACAACCCATATGATACCATTCCATTAG ATATTGATGGTTCTGATGTTGATTATGTTGAGGATAAATGCCCGCCCAACTGGACGACTCACATGGTGCGTGGTACTTGGCTCTCCAACAATCACAGCCTATTCTATTATGGCCTTCCCTCTCCATTATTGGACCATCTTCGGAGATCTCGAAGTCCCATGCTGAATACGAAGACCTTG TTTTGA
- the LOC107615682 gene encoding uncharacterized protein LOC107615682 (The sequence of the model RefSeq protein was modified relative to this genomic sequence to represent the inferred CDS: added 66 bases not found in genome assembly), translating to MSCLALSLQPANGSDILLQTREWFPPSRALGALSAFRHTRHAFAASAKNPNAVPDDAYAAESIGDDPLAASSGQVIVGVESRYRIVYRLVNGIYVLGITVADHDNSVNVFECIHIVNQAVSVVVTACRGVDVTPEKLSRKYAEIYMALDIVLRGVSNIRLAAMLATLHGESIAKMVHSAVDTENKIRGADTWSAVEIHSLEQQAAIDAFSGTRFELPAETLQAGDEVAAAIAPAPAPA from the coding sequence ATGTCTTGCTTGGCGCTCTCTCTACAACCGGCAAACGGATCTGACATCCTCCTCCAGACGCGCGAGTGGTTCCCACCCTCACGCGCCCTCGGTGCACTCTCCGCCTTCCGTCACACACGCCACGCTTTCGCCGCCAGCGCAAAGAACCCCAATGCCGTCCCCGATGACGCCTACGCAGCAGAGTCCATCGGCGATGACCCCCTCGCCGCGTCCAGTGGCCAGGTCATCGTCGGCGTCGAGAGTCGCTACCGAATCGTGTATCGCCTGGTCAACGGAATTTACGTCCTTGGAATAACCGTCGCCGACCATGATAACTCCGTTAACGTCTTCGAGTGCATTCACATCGTCAACCAGGCCGTCAGCGTCGTCGTCACCGCCTGTCGTGGCGTCGACGTCACGCCGGAGAAGCTCAGCCGCAAGTACGCTGAGATCTACATGGCTCTGGATATCGTCCTCCGCGGCGTCAGCAACATCCGCCTCGCCGCCATGCTCGCCACCCTGCACGGCGAATCTATTGCCAAGATGGTCCACTCTGCCGTTGACACTGAGAACAAGATCCGCGGAGCCGACACCTGGTCAGCCGTCGAGATCCACTCGCTCGAGCAACAGGCCGCGATCGATGCCTTCTCTGGCACCCGATTTGAGCTT
- the LOC107642360 gene encoding histone H4 translates to MSGRGKGGKGLGKGGAKRHRKVLRDNIQGITKPAIRRLARRGGVKRISGLIYEETRGVLKIFLENVIRDAVTYTEHARRKTVTAMDVVYALKRQGRTLYGFGG, encoded by the coding sequence ATGTCTGGAAGAGGTAAAGGAGGAAAAGGTCTCGGAAAGGGAGGAGCAAAGCGCCACCGCAAGGTTCTGAGAGATAACATCCAGGGTATCACGAAGCCCGCCATTCGCCGTCTCGCAAGGCGTGGTGGTGTCAAGCGTATTAGCGGCCTCATCTACGAGGAGACACGTGGCGTCCTCAAGATCTTCCTTGAGAACGTCATTCGTGATGCCGTTACCTACACTGAGCATGCTCGCCGCAAGACTGTCACCGCCATGGATGTTGTCTACGCTCTCAAGAGGCAGGGAAGGACACTCTACGGATTTGGAGGCTAA
- the LOC110267346 gene encoding uncharacterized protein LOC110267346, translating into MLKGFNDAWGGGLDPSEFVGPSKAPKPQGLGGLELLQTGPDAATKPGAAGSGAGTPLDNLVTSMKGPEMYISEEISAEFRESLLARVGLMGVVYLRTLPPKTAGDKETEFSFRVEGTSAVKRFALQSSRVSSLGNGMFHVRTAASEEPIPIIKYSLLPRLTPLPLRVRLIKRHTGSLLSVMIQYASNPDLLTPLTDVTFILKLPVDPTLLKLSPKAVLNRTEKEVRWLISEIPLKGTPGRLRARMPVDSSEGDEEIEVVGYVKFSLQGAQSFSGVSLRPASEGKTDFYEVSHKLESGVYMCN; encoded by the exons ATGTTGAAGG GTTTCAATGATGCTTGGGGTGGTGGGCTTGATCCTTCGGAGTTTGTGGGTCCATCCAAGGCTCCCAAACCGCAAGGTCTAGGTGGGTTAGAATTGTTGCAGACAGGTCCTGATGCTGCAACTAAACCGGGTGCTGCCGGTAGCGGTGCTGGTACTCCACTTGATAATTTGGTGACAAGCATGAAGGGTCCTGAGATGTATATCTCGGAGGAGATTAGTGCAGAGTTTAGGGAATCATTGCTTGCAAGGGTTGGATTGATGGGTGTTGTTTACCTCAGGACTTTGCCACCTAAAACTGCTGGTGATAAGGAAACTGAATTCTCATTCCGGGTTGAGGGAACTAGTGCTGTTAAGAGATTTGCTTTGCAGAGTTCTCGTGTTAGTAGCCTTGGTAATGGGATGTTTCATGTAAGGACTGCAGCCTCAGAGGAGCCTATACCGATAATCAAGTATAGTTTGCTGCCGAGGCTGACACCATTGCCTTTGAGGGTTCGGCTTATAAAACGACATACTGGAAGTTTACTCTCTGTGATGATACAATATGCTTCAAACCCTGATTTGCTGACTCCTCTGACTGATGTTACATTCATTCTTAAACTGCCGGTTGACCCGACACTGTTGAAACTTTCACCAAAGGCCGTGTTGAATAGGACTGAAAAGGAAGTGAGGTGGCTTATTTCGGAGATCCCGTTAAAGGGCACTCCTGGAAGGTTGAGAGCTAGGATGCCGGTAGATTCTAGTGAAGGTGATGAAGAAATTGAGGTGGTTGGGTATGTGAAATTCTCTTTACAAGGAGCTCAATCATTTTCTGGAGTTAGTCTACGGCCTGCCTCTGAGGGTAAGACAGACTTTTATGAGGTTAGTCATAAATTGGAGAGTGGGGTTTACATGTGCAATTGA
- the LOC107620443 gene encoding uncharacterized protein LOC107620443, with the protein MEEEHARMIEDNNNYNEFQEVKEQREGIAMGEEKQEEEEEEALSLCDMPLNQNSRSASKCNSMDDASFTKILRRSPPSSSSMTDTTELFEFFSGFSSSSSSDMCPADDIIFCGKLVPFKEPTQNHMRNHDVVETKKPPLRRRRSESLSSVVTRSNSVTTGSRRFMMRNSRSLDYRRLHEHSSSAISQVPEVDRNLSSRSVAEVATAKKAMKPRWYSLVFGTMRVPPEMELSDMKNRQVRRNSSGAMFPAMDSGAANRSSGKVSWKILKALSCKDHSSVAVTTSFALPQAS; encoded by the coding sequence atggaagaagagcatgctcGTATGATCGAAGACAACAACAATTATAATGAATTTCAAGAAGTGAAGGAACAAAGAGAGGGAATAGCAATGGGGGAAGAGaaacaagaggaagaggaagaagaagcgcTCTCACTCTGCGATATGCCGCTAAATCAAAACTCCAGATCGGCCAGCAAGTGCAACAGCATGGACGACGCGTCATTCACCAAGATCCTTCGTCGATCGCCACCGTCGTCATCGTCTATGACGGACACAACGGAGCTCTTCGAGTTCTTCAGCGGattcagcagcagcagcagctccGACATGTGCCCCGCTGATGACATCATCTTCTGCGGAAAACTCGTTCCGTTCAAAGAACCAACGCAGAACCATATGAGGAATCACGACGTCGTGGAAACGAAGAAACCGCCACTTCGTCGCCGAAGATCCGAGTCACTCTCCTCCGTCGTCACTCGATCGAACAGTGTCACCACCGGTTCTCGCCGCTTCATGATGAGGAACAGCAGGTCCTTGGATTATCGAAGGCTACACGAGCATTCCAGCTCCGCCATATCGCAGGTTCCGGAAGTTGATCGGAATTTGTCGTCGAGGAGTGTTGCGGAGGTTGCGACGGCGAAGAAGGCAATGAAGCCGCGGTGGTACTCTCTTGTGTTCGGAACAATGAGGGTTCCGCCGGAGATGGAGCTCAGCGACATGAAGAATCGGCAGGTTCGCCGGAACAGCTCCGGTGCGATGTTTCCGGCGATGGACTCCGGCGCCGCCAACCGGAGCTCCGGCAAGGTGTCATGGAAGATTCTAAAGGCGTTGAGTTGCAAAGACCACAGCAGTGTGGCCGTAACGACGTCGTTTGCTTTGCCGCAGGCTTCATAG
- the LOC107642348 gene encoding uncharacterized protein LOC107642348: MLVANSFDLWRKDAFFSAAEEVQESADIMESTYRAWLREKRERSTPEEFYELSRELQTTLGTAKWQLEEFEKAVQLSYRHGDDTTTTRHRQFIYAIESQISQVETALRESYSEEGKQPLRWVNLDEEERDDLAAFLSGTSQTIQNNKDECLQGTSSSKSSFLERQGNIEDKNLNANAAAFKWDIIDSEKASKDVIAVKRDADYAIEIKTDAVSRDSDDIVSQTDRTSSTRKTWSSPGYGALKIVIANEDVQRTKPAWTVDAAPKGRGFRSLFWKQKCEEPQAMRTGLRFNQLFGRIGLSHRQFQSPLQLRQGCSVQVKLALLLTIFLIVPFVLYSS, translated from the exons ATGTTGGTAGCTAATAGTTTCGATCTATGGCGAAAGGACGCCTTCTTCTCTGCAGCTGAAGAGGTGCAGGAATCAGCTGATAT AATGGAATCTACATATAGGGCATggttaagagagaagagagaaagatcaACACCTGAGGAATTTTATGAACTGAGTAGAGAGCTGCAAACTACTTTGGGTACTGCAAAATGGCAG TTGGAAGAATTTGAGAAAGCTGTCCAGCTAAGCTACCGACATGGTGACGACACTACAACCACCAGGCATAGGCAGTTTATTTATGCCATTGAAAGCCAAATTTCACAGGTTGAAACAGCGCTGAGGGAATCTTACTCTGAGGAAGGTAAGCAACCGCTTCGGTGGGTAAACCTTgatgaagaagagagagatgaTTTGGCTGCATTTCTATCCGGAACTTCTCAGACCATACAAAACAATAAGGATGAATGCCTACAGGGTACATCTTCCTCGAAAAGCTCATTTTTGGAGAGACAAGGCAACATTGAAGATAAGAATCTAAATGCAAATGCTGCTGCCTTCAAGTGGGATATCATTGATAGTGAAAAGGCTTCGAAGGATGTTATTGCTGTTAAGAGAGATGCAGATtatgcaatagaaataaaaacagATGCTGTTTCTAGAGATAGTGATGACATAGTTTCTCAGACAGATAGAACAAGTAGTACAAGGAAGACATGGAGTTCACCAGGATATGGTGCTTTGAAAATTGTAATTGCCAATGAAGATGTACAGAGAACTAAACCTGCATGGACCGTCGATGCAGCTCCGAAAGGGAGAGGATTCAGATCTCTCTTCTGGAAACAAAAATGTGAAGAACCTCAGGCCATGCGGACAGGTCTTAGGTTCAATCAG CTTTTTGGGCGTATTGGTTTGAGTCACAGACAATTTCAAAGTCCCCTGCAACTTCGACAAGGTTGTTCTGTTCAAGTTAAACTTGCTCTATTGTTGACCATTTTTCTCATTG TTCCCTTTGTGCTTTATTCAAGTTGA
- the LOC107642366 gene encoding histone H4 produces MSGRGKGGKGLGKGGAKRHRKVLRDNIQGITKPAIRRLARRGGVKRISGLIYEETRGVLKIFLENVIRDAVTYTEHARRKTVTAMDVVYALKRQGRTLYGFGG; encoded by the coding sequence ATGTCCGGAAGAGGAAAGGGTGGCAAGGGCCTCGGAAAGGGAGGAGCTAAGCGCCACCGTAAGGTTCTGAGGGATAACATCCAGGGTATCACCAAGCCCGCCATTCGCCGTCTTGCAAGGCGTGGTGGTGTCAAGCGTATCAGCGGTCTCATCTACGAGGAGACACGTGGCGTTCTCAAGATCTTCCTTGAGAACGTCATTCGCGATGCCGTCACTTACACCGAGCACGCTCGCCGTAAGACAGTTACTGCCATGGATGTCGTCTACGCACTCAAGAGGCAGGGCAGGACCCTCTATGGATTTGGAGGCTAA